From one Triticum urartu cultivar G1812 chromosome 3, Tu2.1, whole genome shotgun sequence genomic stretch:
- the LOC125546139 gene encoding (DL)-glycerol-3-phosphatase 2-like gives MFQAARAHLAGAIIRSAGRAQQPREIRTPKSPRSLSFPRAAMASVDAGEGQAAPAPRATVSHVIFDMDGLLLDTEGFYTEVQEKILARYGKVFDWSLKAKMMGKKAAESARIFVDECGLAGLLTPEQFLEEREGMLQELFPSCAVLPGVVRLIHHLHANEIPICVATGSHKRHFALKTQNHQEMFALMHHVVMGDDPEVKAGKPSPDIFLAAMRRFEGNVEPSKCLVFEDAPSGVGAAKNAGMYAVMVPDPRLDVSYQKDADQVLSSLLDFNPTEWGLPPFKE, from the exons ATGTTCCAAGCTGCACGAGCTCACCTCGCTGGAGCAATCATCCGGTCGGCTGGACGAGCTCAGCAGCCGCGCGAGATCCGCACGCCGAAATCCCCCAGATCTCTCTCCTTCCCTCGCGCGGCAATGGCATCGGTGGACGCCGGCGAGGGGCAGGCAGCGCCGGCGCCCAGGGCCACCGTCTCACACGTCATCTTCGACATGGACGGCCTCCTCCTCG ACACGGAGGGGTTCTACACGGAGGTGCAGGAGAAGATCCTCGCGAGGTACGGCAAGGTGTTCGACTGGTCCCTCAAGGCCAAGATGATGGGCAAGAAGGCCGCCGAGTCGGCGCGCATCTTCGTCGACGAGTGCGGCCTCGCCGGCCTGCTCACCCCGGAGCAGTTCCTCGAGGAGCGCGAGGGCATGCTGCAGGAGCTCTTCCCCTCCTGCGCCGTCCTGCCCG GGGTAGTACGATTGATTCATCATCTCCATGCAAACGAAATACCTATCTGTGTCGCGACAGG ATCCCATAAACGTCATTTTGCACTGAAGACACAGAACCACCAGGAAATGTTTGCCTTGATGCATCATGTTGTCATGGGGGATGACCCAGAGGTGAAGGCTGGCAAGCCATCTCCTGATATTTTCCTTGCTGCCATGAGAAGATTTGAG GGTAATGTAGAACCAAGTAAGTGCTTGGTCTTTGAAGATGCGCCATCAGGTGTAGGAGCAGCTAAGAATGCTGGCAT GTATGCAGTGATGGTCCCAGATCCGAGGCTGGATGTTTCGTATCAGAAAGATGCTGACCAAGTCCTCAGTTCCCTGTTAGATTTCAACCCGACCGAATGGGGCTTGCCACCTTTTAAAGAGTAG